In Argiope bruennichi chromosome X1, qqArgBrue1.1, whole genome shotgun sequence, a single window of DNA contains:
- the LOC129958798 gene encoding uncharacterized protein LOC129958798, producing the protein MNSDTGTTTEMLSKEGVSDKLSDAQLLKKFAIKDCYIRLDDIRYDAAVIKSSQKITGSNTPFGLNREFQGSNFSGKQNEHEVRINPSCDTKRLPCNGTSPNIIIDRKIPSVTRSCESEEEKIWKEGCLMEKSDPWKHLNSGHLLKPSQTNTSPLHLNNRNGSKSKVLKRKTCDVYMETESGILEKPEKRCKRNEEIAAEKAVNHEIEKEKNIDCILKEKYGIKNCSVVIPRLPLEIPQLPEIPQLPEIPQLPEIPKLPEIPKLPQPQSFKVHYSQQFLEEIVQRACPPARKNVIDLDRLYKDTELSQFSSVSREHLDEEIIEFVKHRSERDVSIKKGGRIIFRNRGKLKGQGTKRKMWYDINNFVIVDDTYAVRKLMRNIEYPLVLVERNEEAALLARKLVKQNKIEFVNMFRSPLRINEISQPPLFQIHYGEQVLKESSQRAYFLAKNNVIDLDMVYMESKPSQFSSREKFDKEIMKFVNQMCGYDKEPDQMPKSPLKMGEKAQPQSFQIHYGEHFLKTLAESLCLSSENNIDLDSIYMEAKLSQYSSREKVYHVIKKFIKHTEENKTQQPDSNKYPLKIDEKLQDLNDDGKSLQYENHLELNPTVELDEKLHEILLSDKGEEGIPDSQWPDVLLNFFMNPIENYNVKCPVTSVTEMDCTPFQLIKNNDENTNKTNALKEVTHGETPDCNPPSPVKKSPPSMERSDDANEN; encoded by the coding sequence ATGAATTCAGATACTGGGACAACGACTGAAATGCTTTCAAAAGAAGGAGTATCAGACAAACTATCTGATGcacaacttttgaaaaaatttgccaTAAAAGACTGTTATATAAGACTTGATGATATAAGATATGATGCAGCTGTCATCAAATCATCTCAGAAAATAACAGGATCTAATACACCTTTTGGTTTGAATAGAGAATTTCAAGGCTCAAATTTTTCAGGAAAGCAAAATGAGCATGAAGTTAGAATCAATCCATCTTGCGACACCAAAAGATTACCATGCAATGGAACAAGTCCAAATATTATAATAGATAGGAAAATACCATCAGTTACCAGAAGTTGCGagtcagaagaagaaaaaatttggaaagaaggATGTCTTATGGAAAAAAGTGATCCTTGGAAGCATTTAAATAGTGGTCACCTTCTCAAACCTTCTCAAACTAACACTTCACCACTCCATTTGAATAACAGAAATGGATCAAAGTCTaaagttttaaagagaaaaacatGCGACGTGTATATGGAGACAGAAAGTGGCATTTTGGAAAAGCCGGAGAAGCGCTGTAAAAGAAATGAGGAAATCGCAGCTGAAAAAGCTGTAAATCATgaaattgagaaagaaaaaaatattgattgcattttaaaagaaaaatatggaaTCAAAAATTGTTCTGTTGTTATACCAAGACTTCCTCTTGAAATCCCCCAATTGCCTGAAATCCCCCAATTGCCTGAAATCCCCCAATTGCCTGAAATACCCAAATTGCCTGAAATCCCCAAATTGCCACAACCTCAATCCTTTAAAGTACATTACAGTCaacaatttttggaagaaattgtTCAAAGAGCTTGCCCACCAGCTAGAAAAAACGTTATAGACTTAGACAGGCTATATAAGGACACAGAACTCAGTCAGTTCTCAAGTGTAAGCCGTGAACATTTGGATGAAGAGATAATAGAATTCGTGAAGCACAGATCTGAACGTGATGTATCCATTAAAAAGGGAggtagaattatttttagaaatagagGAAAATTGAAAGGACAAGGGACAAAAAGAAAGATGtggtatgatataaataattttgttatcgTCGATGATACATATGCAGTCCGGAAACTTATGAGAAATATAGAATACCCCTTAGTTCTAGTAGAAAGAAATGAAGAAGCCGCTTTGTTAGCCCGAAAACTtgttaaacagaataaaattgaattcgtTAACATGTTTAGATCTCCATTAAGGATCAATGAAATATCACAACCtccattatttcaaattcattacgGTGAACAAGTTTTGAAAGAATCTTCTCAACGAGCTTACTTTTTAGCTAAAAATAACGTTATAGACTTAGACATGGTATATATGGAGTCAAAACCCAGTCAATTCTCAAGTcgagaaaaatttgataaagaaataatgaaattcgtAAATCAAATGTGTGGATATGATAAGGAACCCGATCAAATGCCTAAATCTCCATTAAAGATGGGTGAAAAAGCTCAACCTCAATCCTTCCAAATACATTATGgtgaacattttttgaaaacacttGCAGAAAGTCTTTGCTTGTCTTCTGAAAATAACATAGACTTGGACAGTATATATATGGAGGCAAAACTTAGTCAGTACTCAAGTCGAGAAAAAGTTTATCATGtgataaagaaattcataaagcACACTGAAGAGAATAAAACTCAACAACCCGACTCCAATAAATATCCATTAAAGATAGATGAAAAACTTCAGGATTTAAATGATGATGGTAAAAGTCTGCAATATGAAAATCATCTCGAATTAAATCCAACTGTTGAATTAGATGAAAAACTTCACGAGATATTGCTCTCTGACAAAGGTGAAGAAGGAATACCTGACAGTCAATGGCCTGATGTCCTTCTGAATTTCTTTATGAACCCGattgaaaattataatgtaaaatgtCCAGTGACTTCAGTAACAGAAATGGATTGTACTCCATTCcagctaattaaaaataatgatgaaaatacaaataaaacaaatgcacTGAAGGAAGTTACGCATGGTGAGACTCCAGACTGTAATCCACCGTCCCCAGTTAAAAAATCTCCTCCGAGTATGGAGCGTTCTGATGATgccaatgaaaattaa